In Leguminivora glycinivorella isolate SPB_JAAS2020 chromosome 17, LegGlyc_1.1, whole genome shotgun sequence, the DNA window ATCCGTTTCCCAAAAACCAACAAAGTCTTTAccagttacgccgtgtcttgcgtgggcgacggtcgcgtcgcgcgaccgtcgccgtcgcgtctcatacttccatatcgataaggtttgatttcgtatgcgtcgcatcgccgtcgcgcgaccatcgcgcgaccgtcgcccacgcaagccacggcgttattgaaaaataaactaggtaaggtcaggtggggtaagggggaCTATGGGGGAAGGGAAACACTGATCGGTAACTCTGAATTCATAGACTGTAGCTGGGTCATTTGGTGGTCGGTAACGTACTACCTAGGATTTAGTtccgaaacaaaaacaaaaatagcgctagctctaaggagtgtgcgtccttgacaaaaacaaaaaatcagttgtcgtgctacaagaccacgagttggacgagtattatttgtgtagtgatttgggtagcaaaaagtcatgtccgaagacttttgatatctgtaaatatttatttttaacaagcagaaacgtctgctaacgattctaaacatttttatattaaaggaacgagagacgtcaccccaagacgtgtgtacataaggaaaaggcatggaaagatttgcgattagggtttgcaatccggatattcgaatatccgaattattcgaatatccgccaatatttttatccgaaaatattcgaataatccaagtgaaattatccggataaacggataatttctataaacattattttttatttataagtaatatatttagaatagaatagaatagaatagaataaacatttattcgtgaacacagacaagacaaagaacacataataacaacaagacagaaagtaatgaagtgccacgaaatggcctcatctcagcgtgttgctggtgacttccagcgctgatcttccgatgagaccatcaagtgagaaagattcacggagggtaacagacagaagaaatgcaaAATATATGTGATACAAGAAGAATGGACTacagttaaaaagaataaaattgaaaacattacaagaaaaataacaacaggctGTGATATAAGAAAGATCTaagtatacaaaataataataacaaacagaacaggacagaacacattaaattaataaaaagaaaaaaggaaAGCGTCATACACCAGATCGCACACACAGCGTTCCATCGTTTGGTCGTACCATACTATGGCTGTTCATTAAGGCGGCCATTGCTAGTTGCAACTAGCGCCAGCGGTAGCTACACTAACTAAAAGGCAGGTTCTGACAAGACAATAACAACAAACGTAATTTTATACGTAATTTTATGTGAAAGCTAAAAATCAAATGTATAAGTTTACAGGATGATAAAAAATACTGAATAACATCGACGGCATAATAATCATGCTGCAGAAGGAGCGAAAAACAAGTGGTAAACATATTAAATGAGTAATTAACTACAGACAGCTCGTGTCAAGTCTCAAGTTTTCTTGACTAAGTTGatagatagacgtcactgaaaccaatttcgatcaattcttaatacggacaatgttattgctaacaagttaacacctatttatcttcaaaatcaaactaatatttacaaaacaaagaaagcattcgtggacaagaagtaagcagaatgcctcaccccacgcactcagttcttatcaaatattcgattaattggatgatttaaaaaaacagaaaaacgttcaagtattattttttaatatgaaaacgttaccccaacctactttcattactgctaatagctaacgtgaagttatctgtaaaaccgtacttaataagggagatttatacctagatttcctggtcccttgttttttgaaattgaaatttagcgcctcactccgaatttagctgttatcagttccatggcaatttagtacgccagaattccctccacttcactaagaaatataaggcattttccttttaagtccttagttacattcatacacaaaaatcggtctaattactacttatactttgaaatcttagtcgatctactgatcaacttggaaactaaaacccatcaaattgctgccgagtaaataagttcgcctttgtacctcctccttcttattttttttaaattttatgtcttgtatattttatatttatattttatgttggtggtacaatacttatttatcgcctttccccttccattggtactttggtaccagccactgtgcaagtaaggtctaaaatgatccacacctggataggaagtgtcttcgactaattggtcttctctttttttggttattctgttttgaacgagtacctatgctcagttgctcattcctgttaatcctgttctaagaccctaaccaggacgcttttgtttagaggctacgaaaagagttttaaactttttatattaagtatccgatccggtccaagatggcatctggtacgggcgtaggcatttatgcaaatgactagtgactacagtggtagtatcagcatgggcaattatgccactgtcttttaagccgagacatacgcaataattacctgtgtacataaaaatatagttagataaacccaaggaaagaatatctatatacttagcgacagtcaggcggcactcaaagccttcacatcgcccagaggtgactcttgactggtattaaacggcatccaagctcttaacaagcttgaaaggcaaaacaagatgcaactggtatggataccggggcacgaaggcttcattggcaatgaaaatgctgatgaacttgccaaggacaggtctgaagacaacgtcacaaggaactattaaaacggctatgaaggaccatacaaaggctaatcaccaaaaagagtgggatgccctggtaggtctgaagcattcaaagctctttatgcggagggtagaatctggatggaACAAAAAgttaggaaagctaggcaaaagacaactccaaattataacgggggtgttcacaggccattacgggatcaaaggaatgttggccaagatgggccacgctgactacacagattgtcgcatgtgcggcgaagaggaaaagaccgtcagacatctaatgtctgaatgtcacgccctcgccagacaaagaatgaagaactttggagcaggctacctagtaccaaaggacatcagagagctacccatgagcctcatcatccgatacgtggagatggtcgagaagctcctgaatagctgaaggatcttaagatcgaagggggtaattgcacaaaagatcccgatgggtcgaagtgtatccggaagggccccgcagatttaagataagatgagtatccgatccgatcgagcgaaggaccgactcctatacattctcgaaatcattcaaggcgccatctttgatttttgcctttgacatccttcctatatccgatatcggaacggataatatgacaacgctgtatcgcctataaccatcatcatatccaatgatgttgtctcacgttccactctacacaagccatcctctctaccattcatttccaaggtaaaggtgttgtcagaaaaacttctcgttatacctaacacctaactaatcactactactaactgtcttatatcgacagctcactatctgattgcaagattctagtcatagaactaaagatagagagctaggtgtgttttaatttctacagtttgctgatttacgaaaaaaataaataaaaatgtaggtaaatttcgcattatggcgctcatctatctcagccgttatcaattccacgcttatacgcacctgtaacattaattttgttccatttaataaattatccgaaattatccgaattattcgaatattcgaataataaaaattgtattatccgaattattcgaatattaaaaatccgtcggataatgcaaactctatttgcgatgtccggcgtggcttccgtagctcaattggttaagagccttgcacggattgcaaatgatgcgggttcaagtcccgccggaagcgtaaaaaaatttttcgattttttcctttaatataaaaatctgtaaatattcctttatatgtttaatgttcatgtctggtatttgaatttgagaaaactatgctgtaaatatgaaaattcaacgTGATTCATAACACAACCTACAAATGACATACCGGGGTAACGGGAACTACCAATAGCCGGGGTAAGTGGAACATATGTTTCCTTTTCCCGATTTCAGGGGTCATGAACATTTTCAGAGACACATATTCTATAAGTACAGAAATTTTGTATTGATCCAAgcttcagtattttaaatacgaataattactaataattaatagtcgttttttaatttgcaatactgaaatttgaattttcgaaaaaaacttgtaaaaaaatcttcaaaaacaattataatttttagttaaccacccctgtctcaagcccatatgttccccttaccccgaatttcaatttatgtaaatattttctattttaaactatatgtcaaagaaccaaagtctccatttgattggtgatgttttttttaatttacattgccggtataatccacactagcaccaatactttgagattttagcgaagtgtttcccttaccccaaaacccgggaaagggaaacggcaggaccagcctaaacattttataaatttccagctacatgcaataaagctagtttaaaaattaatttcgccctagaaagcagacttaaagaagcatactttgtgtcggtcaagatgaatatacgacattaaataaagtgattagagctcgatgtaaaatataaaaaatgaagtatgtttcccttaccccacctgaccttacctaaatattatggcttttgggtactcagacaacgatatacataataataatatacaaatagttatgtacctacatagaaaacattttaAGAAAAAATACCTATCTGTGATTATCATactgcccttactgggattcgaacgcaggaccgcggcttagcaggtagggtcatTACGgttacgcgctaggccagatcggTTGTCAATCTTAGTTgaagtgaaatgaaatgaaatgaatgaagtgaaatgaaatgaaatgaatgaagtgaaatgaaatgaaatgaaatgaatgaagtgaaatgaaatgaaatgaatgaagtgaaatgaaatgaaatgaaatgaaatgtttatttttccaagtaggcataatacaatgcgcttatgaacgtcaaataaagctacgccggctctaaccctacgcctcagcctcgagaagatttcagtcccccctcagttggaggggggtatccactatgggaccggcaaaaaactcggcgggccacttcttttcaaaacattacatcttataattaacatgaaTTAAATTTTTGTTACATATATCTTTATGTTTACTTACCCCTTTTCTGATAATTTCAGATCATATGCAGTTTGGGCTCCCTCGCCAGCCTTGGCTTCCTGATCCTGATCTTATACCTGTGGTGCAACCCCGAAGCTCTTAGCGACGTGGTAGTAGACTGGACGTATATAGGCGTCAGTGTGGGGAGTTGTATTGGCTCTGGCATAGCGCTTTTCTTTGCGATATTACTCTGCTATGGATTACGTAAGGTAAGAACTAATAAAACTGTGTGAATATTTTCAACCCCGAAGCTCTCAGTGACGTGGTGGTAAACTGCACGTATATATTAGGCGTCAATGTGGGGAGCTGCGTCGCGTCGGCTCTGGCATAGCACTATTATTTTGCGACATTACTCAGCTATGGATTACGTAAGGTAAGAACTAATAAAACTGTGTGAATATTTTCAACCCCGAAGCTCTTAGTGATGTGGTGGTAAACTGCACGTATATATTAGGCGTCAATGTCGAGCTGCGTCGCGTCGGCTCTGGCATAGCACTATTATTTGCGACATTACTCAGCTATGGATTACGTAAGGTAAGATCTGATACTAATAAAACTGTGTGAATATTTTCAACCCCGAAGCTCTCAGTGACGTGGTAGACTGGTATATAGGCGTCAGTGTGGATAGCTGCGTCGGCTCCGGCACAGCGCTTTTCTTTGCGGTTCCGTAAGGTAAGATTGTAATAAAACTGTGTAAATATTTTCAACCCCGAAGCTCTGAGTGACGTGGTAGTAGACTGGACGTATATAGGCGTCAGTGTGGGGAGTTGTATCAGCTCTGGCATTGCTCTTTTCTTTACAATATTACTCTGCTATGGATTACGTAAGGTAAGATATGTACTTACTAATAAAACTGTGAGGGAAATTTCAAATCATACCCCATAATATTGCAAGTACACCTAGTTTTGgtgaagctgaaattttgcacacacgTGTAAATATAATGACGATATTATGATGCACATCTCATCATAATCACGTCATCATCTGATATGATGATGTAGCAATATGAATTTTCTGATAAACCAACGTACTACCTAATTGTTTTTAAGGTTTTGTTTAGCATTGTGTCGACGATCATTAAGTTGTCTGTAGAAAAGACCGTCAATGAGAAAAGCTTATATGTAATTACCCacctaaaattaaattaaaccttTAACGGGGAAGAGTTGAAAAAATTGTGAAAACTCTTTGGTCTTTTTTGATACCAGTGCCCTAATGAAGGGTTAAAGCAacttattgattgattgatgttATTTCAGAACAAGAAGCGCTACATAATGACGTACCTGATATACGGGATGGTCTCAGTTACCCTGGGCGCCATAGGCACCGTGGTTTTCATCTGGCTCGAGTGGGGTCAGCTGTACGTTGTGTTGTACGCAATGATTCCTCTTGGAGTCTGTGGTACGTAAcacaattaacataattttctATAGTAtaacagctttcaaacaaaaaaaactaaatcgaaatcagttcatccgttcgggagctacgatgccacaggctggacggacggacgtacggacggacggacagacggacgctATTGACACTATTAAAGTTTGAACGGgctgttaaataaatattatggtcaTTCCcatcacgaaaaaaaaatttttaggaCCTTTAGGAGGCGTCCGTGGTTTCAAAGCCAACGTGTAGACTTTAGTGTAAACAAACTTAGAGACTTTAATGAAATATCTATTAAGGACACCTATATAATTAAGcgttggtggcctagcggtaaagagcgtgcgactttcgatccggaggtcgcgggttcgagccccggctcgtaccaatgagtttttctgaagtaatgtgcgaaatgtcatttgatatttgcttttcggtgaaggaaaacatcgcggagaaaccggactaattccaataaggcctagttacccttcgggttggaaggtcaggacaatcgctttcgtaaaaactagttcctacgccaaatcttgggattagttgtcaaagcggaccctcaGGGTTGAGCCGGATTGCTCGGTGTCCTTAAGTAatagatcatcatcctccttgcgatatcccggcatttgccacggctcatgggagcctggggtccgctttgacaactaatcccaagatttggcgtaggcactagttttacgaaagcgactgccatctgaccttccaagccgaagggtaactaggccttattgggattagtccggtttcctcacgatgttttccttctaccactaggctaccagcacTTCTTgaaaatgagcatttctttttttttgccacttttatgaagtgtggtatttttgaaaaagaaaaatgctatttctactcagaattaccaGCTTTTCCAATCCTAGTAGTTacaaaaattgtcccatacgattttttcttattttgttaccattttccgtacatgttgtatggggtaacaaaagaggaaagtaacaaaaatgtatggaaattctgggacactttttgtttccttgtgagattgaaagtactcgtgattctgagtacaattgacttaaaattccctaaaacaatcaaattttttttattggcaaaaaaagaacatacaatcataacatacaatcaagcctgtatcccataaaggggtaggcagaacacatgaaactactaaagcttcagtgccactcttggcaaataaggggttgaaagaaaacgaaactgtgacacaaagaaaaaaaaaaaaagaaatgctcataaTATATAACTATTGTGTTTATATTTCCAGTGATATATTCGGCGATGCTACTGCTCGTGTACCAGACATACGTGGTGCTCTCGGAACGAACCCCCGTCACGGGCACGGGACACACGAGACTACTCAACACGGAGGAGTTTTGAGAAGTCAAACCATTTTGAACCATTATGAAGTAAATAGATAATAAGAAGGTAATAAAAGAGAAGTGATTTGGCAAGATACTACAAGTATCTTATGACAACAGCACGAAGaggagaaaataaaaatatagaaagtTAAAACTAGTGGAAATATTTCTTTGaactaaataggtacatatgGTCTTGGATAGGCAACAATTATTCCTTTCATTCTATAAGAACACTACTTTTAATGCATCTGTATacttattctttatttacatgaacatatttacataattatataagaaactaataCTTATTGATATCtgtttcgaaataaaaaattacaacatTAAAGCTGAATCTTACTTTACTACCTTGAAGTGTCATAAGGCTCATAATAGGCAAAATAATGTTTGAGTTAGatgtattgaattgaattgaatttttaaaattaaatggcctcagtccattggagggactattttgccagtgtcaaggtaatATAAGCAAATTGTTAtggattttggtacggtaagtacgacagtgttcggtagttggcacttgtaaattgatagctagattttacaagggcacgtggactatcgacATTAAGACCGGAGCTCAGCCTTCgtaaggtatagaaatcatcacttatttagtACGGTTTATCAGTTATACGAATAGAATCATCGATTGAGTATAATGGACATAATggatatgtaggtacctaattgacTACTATGTAtacaatttatgaatttataaaTCCATTTTCACGCCTTTTACTAAATAGGCCGTCTATGCAGCTTCTATGTAGCTATAAATGATAGGATGAAAATCTTTGATACGAGTGAAAACAAACACTTTTGccgtataaaatgtatattcttAGTTATAGTTATATGTAAACTGTTCCTTAAATTactaaattgtataataattattagtaaTAGGTACACAGTTAAAACTATTGTTAAGACTAGaaacttaggcccacttgcactaaTCACTtcactcagggttagtgggctgtcatctgtcaaattgcatataaaatggagggttaaccctcgggttaaccctccattttcgttggtgcaagtggccgtTAGAGGTATATTAACAAAGCAATATGCAAAAATGCAATTtgctagaaaaaaatattttttaaagtgaCGTTTCTTTTTAAAAAACGTCATTTTTGAATAGCGAATCAGCTGACCGACTGATGTTTagtttaaacgtcaaacttttatACTTGTACGATATTTTTCTGTCAAAATCACTGCAGAGAGCTGGCCTGATTTAATGCGTGGTGCATCAATCAGATGAATGATGCACCACGCGATGAATGAATCTTTGATACCTACTCTATTACTTAATTGTCTATTTAAGTAGACAAAGTTGTttgcattacttttatattgAGATTGTAAGAATCTTGTTTAGTTTTGGCACTTTCGGTAAATGTTTGAGGTAATCATAATAATGAACCAATGGATTTTGCCCATTATAGGGTTCTGTGAAAATTTAGAAGTCGGGACTACTAATTTCTATGTGGACGGAACTTTCCCACATAAAGTACCAGTTTAGTCTTCTAaggaccagggtggctagccgaatggcacaatcgctcacgaaacgctcacgaaacgaagcgctagtagatatctatctctatcgcgcttgcgtattggcgcgacagagccagcggcgtatcgctttcgtttggcgtcggagaaatgccattcggctacggggccagttgcatcaaccacctttgacagacacatcatcgtcacgtaacagacgtctatggaactttccatacaataaaatttaacgaacgctttaacggtgacagacggttgaatgcaaccggccctaagtaagtaccttcaaatcaagagtgaacaggcatcttctgggcgagctgactccatcgtaggccacgtctttgcctgcggctagtctgtggccaagagtaagcccatttataatattaaaaaaaaaattaaatgctaACTTcaatatcgatacctctgggttcaattggcgtaaaggacattttggcgaaaatgagttatatatacagttttgttcgatatctcttaaaaagttgcctttacgaccaagattttctactatggacttgcaaaaatagcttttttaatacagttgctcaaaaagtgcccgttttttggctgtttagcgtgcgagaagttggtttttacgcactagtgcgtaaaaagtatacgttccattttacgactaatTACCgagttgttttaatattagtctagtttactaagacggaataaaactataaacatactattaaggcattaatatttaaaacattgatatttcctatgtaattgtttacttttagtcatattatacataatttataaaatggtttatattttgaaaaaataggtcacaatgagtcgtgtaaacagaatggaacgaaacgcgtcttctgtcAAAAGAATTGTCTcttaatgcaagcacgttcaaaaaccttaatatgttacgcgatttgtcataattatttaatgctATTTGCAATATATCGAGGCATAAATgggtcgattgaattaaaatattagtatacattaaaaaatcgtcccaaatcgtaaatgtttatgtttttatggtacccaatgaaataaattgtgttggatgaatagcaaaatcgaaaatatgcccgtaagtttaaaagcttcaaaaatacgccttcgAATTGTCAAATATACTGCGTCAATGCGAAAATTgagagttcggattgttttatttcgttgtagtagtgtttttcgcaactgtattaaaaaacgtcgttcgtcacacgtgcgagaatgtcattcttcactcgtcccgagatttgccactcgcgtgccgctcgtggcaaaatgtctcgggactcgtgaagtaatgacatatttctcgcacttataacgaaatgtactattctgaaggggcgtaaatatcaagtcattaattataaattattatttgtgtcgtaaaggaaatctacaaataaaaatatagtcgtaagtcaccttgacatatattgttgccctttaagcccttactttttaaggatcactttctatagtagtgtggtaaagttgggcgtaaaggacaagtttttttgttcttcgtcctttacgaccagcactaaaaatattttatccgcaactgtaatcgatatctttgggttcaattgtcgtaaaggacatataatgcaggtttccaagagaaagataaacccacttttttgtttttttgacctatatttgtgacgtgtataagaaaaatatgcagattacgagtatctttaacctagtgtagcaaccgtagtgataaactaaacgatttagaagatagttgtaaaggacacgtcaaaatgctattaacgtcctttacacccttgatttgatagggtcgtaaatgacggtcttagatgatttttatacaaagtcggggcgtaattgtcaccgaaatggtacaaatgttgtgctaagtttacaattaaaaactggaaaaatgtatcaaaacgtactcaatatggcatagaatagctacattagtttaatgcagtgtgttatttatctaagctatcttagcaacaaaaaagaacaagactattttatatccagttttgtaataaagaaacaatatttgcttaaaaactatctaatactttggcaacaaattcaaagttatttttttagtattcgccgctgtctaaatagtcagtaggttacgcatgcagcctttaattctagcagggaaacgctttcgtagtattattatactgcggcgagatgtaggtaattaaaaaaacactatggtaatcagggtacgtacccaaatgcacaaacgctcacgataatatctatttcgtagctatatatctttatcgctcttgcgtattgcaccagactgcatttttgtcggcgtctacgctacgccggcagtaaactttaacagtagactatactaacatttagtgcgacaataacaggtgcgtttcgctagcgaatgagcgttagcgtttggtgacttggctatgtacccaggtacttaaagcattgactataatatttctaggattgaactcataattaagattattcttatttaacaggtttaagactaaataacaatcttctgttttaaaattatcaaaaatatgaatcaacataataggtagtcttgactacagttactattatttattagttggtcacagtttgtatacgcgtcctaacttgcgtttataaataggtacttaactcttagttattcttagaacttctttctactttagacttaaaattactgtcgtattaatatagtctactgttcacagttgctgattaaagtttacgtgattaccattagtgtttttatatttacttaaactacgaaagcgtttccctgctagaattaaataatgaatgcgtaacttattgagacagcggcgagtactaaaataataactttccaaaatattagatagtttttaagcaaatgttgtttctttattgcaaaactggatataaaatggtcttgttctttgtctttgctaaatatttagataaatatacactgtaacactaatatGGCTATTATATGCCATATGAACTACGTTTTGAttcatttttcaagtttctccattgtaaactaagctaaaaacagttgccatttgtaccattccggttacatttacgccccgaatttgtataaaaatcatctaagaccgtcatttacgaccctatcaactctaattgttcaaaaaaatcgtaggtgtaaaggacgtccatagcattttgacgtgtcctttacaaccatctaacttctaaaccgtttagtttatcactacggttgctacactaggttaaggatactaaaaatctacatatttttctatatacgtcacaaatataggtcaaaaaacaaaaaagatataaacatttttctaaaaaaaaagttttttttttgcttctcctgaaaacctgcattttgtcctttacgccaattgaacccaaaggtatcgatat includes these proteins:
- the LOC125235356 gene encoding uncharacterized protein LOC125235356, which encodes MESKRRCQCCSPSICCGMPIEKGCFIFSIINAIICSLGSLASLGFLILILYLWCNPEALSDVVVDWTYIGVSVGSCIGSGIALFFAILLCYGLRKNKKRYIMTYLIYGMVSVTLGAIGTVVFIWLEWGQLYVVLYAMIPLGVCVIYSAMLLLVYQTYVVLSERTPVTGTGHTRLLNTEEF